From the genome of Impatiens glandulifera chromosome 9, dImpGla2.1, whole genome shotgun sequence, one region includes:
- the LOC124914716 gene encoding protein Brevis radix-like 4, which translates to MLTCIARSKQSGDESHTLPEELDQNGIPDNKQTVKSLTSQIKGMALKASGSYRSCAPCTGPVAQQQQGKGLIDSDSLSASSDRFRWSYRRTTSSNSSSKQWGKEMEARLKGISAWSSERTATVSSSGRRVDPVVFVEENEPKEWVAQVEPGVLITFVSMPRGGNDLKRIRFSREMFNKWQAQKWWTDNNEKVMELYNVKRLNKQAFPLQTPPPKSEDHESSKIEPVNGLLSKYIAKETYPFENHFVESQTSSSPKISSISGTKTDISSSSLDASMTSTCSSSREADRYGEVSISTVSDLETEWVEEDEPGVYLTIKPLPGGKRELKRVRFSREKFGEIHARLWWEENRARVHKQYL; encoded by the exons ATGTTGACTTGTATTGCTCGTTCGAAGCAGTCAGGCGATGAATCGCATACTCTTCCTGAAGAATTGGATCAGAACGGGATTCCAGATAACAAGCAAACTGTTAAATCCCTCACTTCTCAG ATAAAAGGCATGGCGCTGAAGGCATCAGGATCGTACAGGAGCTGCGCACCGTGCACGGGACCGGTGGCTCAACAACAGCAGGGAAAGGGATTGATCGATTCAGATTCTTTATCGGCGTCATCAGACCGGTTTCGCTGGTCGTATAGGAGAACTACGAGTTCGAACTCCTCTTCAAAGCAATGGGGGAAGGAGATGGAGGCGCGGCTGAAAGGAATCTCAGCGTGGAGCAGTGAGCGAACGGCAACCGTTTCATCAAGCGGCCGTCGAGTTGACCCGGTGGTGTTTGTTGAGGAGAACGAGCCAAAGGAATGGGTCGCTCAAGTTGAACCCGGTGTGCTAATTACGTTTGTGTCCATGCCGCGTGGAGGTAACGACCTTAAGCGAATTCGATTCAg TCGAGAGATGTTCAACAAATGGCAAGCTCAAAAATGGTGGACAGATAATAATGAGAAAGTAATGGAACTTTACAATGTCAAAAGGTTAAACAAACAAGCTTTTCCACTTCAAACCCCTCCTCCTAAATCTGAAGATCATGAG AGTTCGAAAATTGAACCAGTTAATGGATTATTAAGCAAATACATTGCAAAAGAAACATACCCATTTGAGAATCATTTTGTTGAGTCTCAAACATCTTCATCACCAAAAATATCGAGCATTAGTGGAACCAAGACAGacatatcatcatcatctttagATGCATCCATGACAAGTACTTGTTCATCATCAAGAGAGGCAGATAGGTATGGTGAGGTATCAATCAGTACTGTAAGTGATCTTGAAACAGAATGGGTTGAAGAAGATGAACCTGGGGTATATCTAACTATCAAGCCACTTCCTGGTGGAAAAAGAGAACTTAAACGCGTTCGTTTCAG CCGCGAGAAATTTGGGGAGATTCATGCTAGATTGTGGTGGGAAGAGAACAGAGCTAGAGTGCACAAGCAATACTTGTGA
- the LOC124914572 gene encoding PHD finger protein ALFIN-LIKE 4-like — protein MDGANQRNPRSVEDVFKDFKGRRAGLIKALTTDVEDFFQQCDPEKENLCLYALPSEQWEVNLPAEEVPPELPEPALGINFARDGMLEKDWLALVSVHSDSWLLAVAFYFGARFGFDKSDRKRLFTMINDLPTVFEVVTGTTKNQVKDKSTVSNHSSNKKPSVKVTKITKPPKEEEEEEEDDLGFEDEEEDEDHGDTLCGACGDNYASDEFWICCDICERWFHGKCVKITPARAEHIKHYKCPSCSNHKRARP, from the exons ATGGACGGAGCAAATCAACGTAACCCTCGCTCTGTAGAAGATGTTTTCAAGGACTTCAAAGGTCGTCGTGCTGGCTTGATCAAAGCCCTTACCACAg ATGTGGAAGATTTCTTTCAACAGTGCGATCCTG AGAAGGAGAACCTTTGTCTGTATGCATTGCCTAGTGAGCAGTGGGAAGTTAATTTACCTGCAGAAGAAGTGCCTCCTGAGCTTCCTGAACCTGCACTAGGCATTAATTTTGCAAGGGATGGAATGCTGGAAAAGGATTGGTTGGCTCTTGTTTCTGTTCACAGTGATTCTTGGTTACTTGCTGTGGCCTTCTACTTTGGTGCTAGATTTGGCTTTGACAAATCTGACAG GAAACGACTCTTCACTATGATCAATGATCTTCCAACAGTATTTGAAGTTGTGACTGGAACTACAAAGAATCAAGTGAAGGACAAGTCAACAGTGTCCAACCATAGCAGCAACAAAAAACCCAGCGTGAAAGTG ACAAAAATCACAAAGCCTCCaaaggaggaggaagaagaggaggaggatgaTCTGGGATTCGAGGATGAGGAAGAGGATGAAGATCATGGAGATACCTTGTGTGGGGCATGTGGTGATAACTATGCATCGGACGAATTCTGGATCTGTTGTGATATATGCGAGAGGTGGTTTCATGGAAAGTGTGTGAAGATCACTCCAGCCAGGGCTGAACACATCAAGCACTATAAATGCCCGTCTTGCAGCAACCACAAGAGAGCTAGGCCTTGA